In Helianthus annuus cultivar XRQ/B chromosome 8, HanXRQr2.0-SUNRISE, whole genome shotgun sequence, a single genomic region encodes these proteins:
- the LOC110873593 gene encoding GDSL esterase/lipase At5g55050 — translation MTTRPPLSFITSSFFSVLLFAARGLCQSVPAMYIFGDSLVDVGNNNYLSLSIARANFAHNGIDFPTGKPTGRFSNGKNAADFFAEKVGLPSPAPYLSLVSKFKKLSSSNATVTGVSFASGGAGILNGTDELFRQSIPLTKQVGYYSLVHEQLVQQLGPDEAQAHLSKSLFLVIIGSNDLFGYFNKNSKASKEYTPQQYVDLMASTLKGLLQRLYELGARKFVVSGVGVIGCCPAQRKRSTTSDCNVEVNTWSVKYNDGLKALLQELKTESSDIQYSYCETYDVMNNFIEHPEAYGFTEIKEACCGRGYLKAEFPCTPISTYCSNRKNHIFWDLYHPTEYTSSIFADSVYNASQPLLN, via the exons ATGACTACCAGACCCCCACTTAGCTTCATTACGTCGTCGTTTTTCAGCGTTTTGCTCTTCGCAGCTCGCGGTTTGTGTCAATCGGTTCCAGCAATGTACATATTCGGTGACTCATTAGTCGACGTCGGAAACAACAATTACTTGTCTCTGTCCATTGCCAGAGCTAACTTTGCTCACAACGGCATCGATTTCCCTACCGGAAAACCCACCGGCCGGTTTAGCAACGGAAAAAACGCGGCAGACTTTTTTG CGGAAAAGGTCGGATTACCATCGCCAGCACCGTATCTGTCTCTGGTGTCGAAATTTAAGAAGTTGAGTAGCAGTAACGCGACGGTTACCGGAGTGAGTTTTGCATCTGGAGGTGCCGGAATCTTAAACGGAACAGATGAACTTTTT agACAATCAATTCCATTAACAAAGCAAGTGGGCTACTACTCTCTAGTCCATGAACAACTAGTTCAACAATTGGGCCCAGATGAAGCCCAGGCCCATTTATCCAAGTCCCTATTTCTAGTTATCATTGGAAGCAATGATCTATTTGGCTACTTCAACAAAAACTCCAAAGCCTCTAAGGAATACACCCCACAACAATATGTTGATCTCATGGCCTCAACCCTCAAAGGACTCTTACAAAGATTATATGAGTTGGGAGCGCGTAAATTTGTGGTAAGTGGAGTTGGAGTGATAGGTTGTTGTCCAGCACAAAGAAAGCGGAGCACCACTAGTGATTGCAACGTCGAAGTAAATACTTGGTCAGTGAAGTACAACGATGGTTTAAAAGCTTTGCTACAAGAATTAAAGACAGAATCATCGGATATCCAATACTCTTATTGTGAAACTTATGATGTTATGAATAACTTCATCGAACACCCTGAAGCTTACG GATTTACAGAGATAAAAGAAGCTTGTTGCGGACGTGGTTACCTAAAAGCTGAATTCCCTTGCACCCCGATTTCAACTTATTGCTCGAACCGGAAAAATCATATTTTTTGGGATCTTTACCATCCTACTGAATACACATCTAGTATCTTTGCTGACTCGGTGTATAATGCATCACAGCCGCTTTTGAACTAG